The Microbacterium sp. W4I20 genome segment CGGCCAGCACCACGTTCTTGTCGAGGATCGCCCGATGCACCCGGGCGCCCTGACCCAGCCGCACGTGATCGAAGACGACCGAGTCGGTGATGGTCGAGCCGCCTCCGGCGAGCGTCCACGGACCCACGACACTGCGTTCCAGGTGGGTGCCGGAGAGCACGGATCCGAGCGAGACGATCGAGTCGATGGCGTTGCCGATGCGACCGACCGAGTCGCGCACGAACTTCGCGGGCGGCGAGTTCACCGCCTGGGAGTGGATCGGCCACTCCATGTTGTAGAGGTTGAAGATCGGCAGCGTCGAGATCAGGTCGCGGTGGGCGTCGAAGAAGGAGTCGATCGTCCCCACATCGCGCCAATAGGACCGGTCGCGCGGCGAGGATCCGGGGACCTCGTTCTGCTTCATGTCGTAGTAGCCGGCCTCGCCGCGGTCGACGAAGTAGGGCACGATGTCGCCGCCCATGTCGTGTCCGGAGGTGGGCGACTCGCCGTCGGCCTCCACGGCGGCGATCAGCGCGTCCGTATCGAAGATGTAGTTACCCATCGAGGCCAGCACCTCGTGCGGCGAATCCTCGAGGCCGGCGATGTCGGTCGGCTTCTCGAGGAACTGCTTGATCCGGCCGGATTCCGCATCGGCGTCGATCACGCCGAACTGCGATGCCAGGGCCAGCGGCTGGCGGATGCCGGCGACCGTCGCCTTCGCACCGGAGGCGATGTGGGCGTCGAGCATCTGCCGGAAGTCCATGCGGTACACGTGATCCGCACCGATGACGACGACGATGTCGGGCTTCTCGTCGTTGATCAGGTTCATGCTCTGCAGGATCGCGTCGGCGGATCCCGAGAACCAGCGCTTGCCGAGCCGCTGCTGCGCCGGCACCGACGCGACATAGGAGTCGAGGAGTGCCGACATCCGCCAGGTCTGGGAGATGTGGCGGTCGAGACTGTGGGACTTGTACTGCGTGAGCACGACGACCTGTCTCAGGCCCGAGTTGATCAGGTTGGAGATCGCGAAATCGATCAACCGGTACTGCCCGCCGAAGGGCACAGCCGGTTTGGCGCGATCAGCCGTGAGGGGCATGAGTCGCTTGCCCTCGCCTCCGGCGAGGATGATCCCGAAGATCTTCTTTGGAGCGGACATGGCTCAACCATAGATGCCACGAAGCTCACCTCACTAGCGTCTGGACAAGTGAGTCACTAGCGTCTAAAGCATGCGAGTCGAGATGATCACGAAGGAATACCCGCCGGAGATCTATGGCGGGGCCGGTGTGCACGTCGCGGAGCTCGTCACGGCGCTGCGTCAGAGCATCGAGGTCAGGGTGCGAGCCTTCGGCGCTGAGCGCACGGAGGAGGGGACCTTCTCCTATCGTGCACCCGCCGAGCTCGCTGACGCGAACGCGGCGCTGCAGACCCTGGGCACGGATCTCGAGATCGTCTCGGCGATCGCCGACGCCGACATCGTGCACAGCCACACCTGGTACGCCAACTTCGCCGGGCACCTCGCCTCCCAGCTGCACGGCATCCCGCACGTGCTCACTGCTCACAGCCTCGAGCCGCTGCGCCCGTGGAAGGCCGAGCAGCTCGGCGGCGGATACGCCGTGTCGAGCGGGATCGAGAAGCTCGCGTACGAGAACGCCGCCGCCGTCATCGCGGTGAGCGCAGGCATGCGCGCCGACATCCTGCGCAGCTATCCGCAGGTGGACCCGGCGAAGGTGCGCGTGATCCACAACGGGATCGATGTGGATCGCTGGCGTCCGGTGCACGATGCCGCCTTCCTGCAGTCCATCGGGATGGACCCTGACCGTCCGTCCGTCGTCTTCGTCGGTCGCATCACCCGCCAGAAGGGTCTGCCGTATCTTCTCCAGGCCGCTCGGCTGCTGCCGCCGGAGGTGCAGCTGGTACTGTGCGCCGGCGCCCCGGACACGCCGGAGATCATGGCCGAGGTGCAGGAGGGCGTGCGTCTCCTGCAGCAGAGTCGTGACGGCGTCATCTGGATCGAGCGGATGCTGCCGCGCGATGAGCTCTCGGCCATCCTCACCGCGGCCACGACGTTCGTGTGCCCGTCGATGTACGAGCCTCTGGGGATCGTGAACCTCGAGGCGATGGCGTGCGGTGCGGCGGTCGTCGGAACTGCGACGGGCGGCATCCCCGAGGTCGTCGCCGACGGCGTCACTGGTCGTCTCGTACCCATCGAGCAGCTGCAGGACGGCACGGGCACGCCCGTCGATGCGGAGCGATGGGTCGCGGATCTCGCGGCCGTGCTCACTGAGGTCGCCATGGATCCGGAGCGGGCACGCGCCTACGGCGAGGCCGGGCGGGAGCGGGCCCGCGACGAGTTCAGCTGGGGTGCGATCGCCGACACCACGCGCGCGCTGTACGCGGAGCTGTCCGACTGAGCCGATAGGCTGGAGACATGTCGATCGCTCTGGAATTCACCGACGTCGTCGTGCGCCGCGAAGGGCGCAACATCGTCGATCACGTGACCTGGCAGGTCGCCGACGATCAGCGGTGGGTGATCCTCGGGCCCAACGGCGCAGGCAAGACCACGCTGCTGCAGCTGGCCGACACGCTGATGCATCCGACGGCCGGAACCGTCACGGTGCTGGGGGAGACCCTGGGCCGCACCGACGTGTTCGAGGTGCGTCCCCGCATCGGGTTCGCCTCGTCGGCGATGGCCAAGCAGGTGCCGCGCGACGAGACCGTCCTCAACACCGTTCTGACGGCTGCGTACTCGGTGCTCGGCCGGTGGAACGAGAGCTACGAGGACATCGACGAGCGCCGTGCCCTCCGGGTACTCGGAGACTGGCGACTCGATCATCTCGCTCAGCGCACGTTCGGAACGCTGAGCGACGGCGAGCAGAAGCGGGTGCAGATCGCGCGGGCCGTCATGACCGACCCCGAACTGCTGGTGCTCGACGAGCCGACGGCGTCCCTCGACCTCGGATCGCGAGAAGAGCTCCTCGCCCTGCTGAGCGGCTATGCGTCGTCTCCGTCGACGCCGGCGATGCTGATGGTCACGCACCACGTCGAAGAGATCCCGGTCGGGTTCACGCATGTGATGCTGCTTCGCGAGGGCCGCGTCGTGTCCGCCGGCCCGATCGCTGAGACGCTCACCGCCGAGGCACTGAGCGAGGCGTTCGGGATGCCGATCACTCTGAGCTCCGACGACGGCCGGTACGCCGCCCGCGCGGCATCCTGAACCGAGTCACGCAGAGTTTAGAACTACTGATAGAATCGATCCTTGGTGCTCACTGCGCCGCAGACTTCCCTCGTCCCTGGCACAATCCAGGGCAGCAACTAAGGAATCCCATGAAGACTGACATTCACCCCACGTACACGGCCGTCGTGTTCCGCGACCTCGGCTCGGGCGAGACGTTCCTCACCCGTTCCACGGTCCCGGTGAACGCGACCAAGACCATCGAGCTGGACGGCGTGGAGTACCCCGTCATCGACGTCGAGATCTCCTCCGCCTCGCACCCGTTCTACACGGGAAAGCAGCGCATCATGGACTCGGCCGGTCGCGTCGAGAAGTTCAACCAGCGCTTCAAGGGCTTCGGCGGCTCGTCCAAGTAACGACCGCTGTCACGAAGGCCCCGCACTCCTCGGAGTGCGGGGCCTTCGTCGTGCCGCGCGACGGTCAGATGTCGATGACGATGCGGTCGCCGCGGATCCTTCCCGGCGGGTCGCCGGGGGACGGGGCCGGTGCCGTGCGCTGCGTCTGGCGGTCGCGCTCCTGGCTCGCCTCGTGCGCGGTCGGCGACCACACACTGTCGAAGACGCCGACCAGACCGCCCGCGGCGGCGTTCTCGTACTTCTCCTCGACCGGCTTCCTCGAGAAGGTTCGCATCATGCCGAAGATCAGGAGGCCGGGCCCCATGGCCAGCACGACGGCCACCGCCGTCCACGCCATGACGTCCTTCATGGGTCCAGCCTAGACACGGCGTCGCCGTGCGGCATCCGCCTTCCGGCGGAGAGCCGTCAGCGGATGCGGCGTTCGTGCGCCAGATCGATCAGTCGCGTCAGCACCGTTCCGGAACGCAACCCGTTGTGCTCGTGCTCGGAGGTGATCCACGCCTCGACTCCGGGCAGCAGTCGTGCCGTCTCGAGCGAGAACTCCAGAGGGACGTAGACGTCGTTCACGTAGACGGCAGCGGCACCCGTCGCGCCCGAGGCGGCGATCGCCTCGGCGTCGTAGATCTCCGGCCACTCGAACTCGGCCAGCTCGAGGGCGACATCGCGCCAGGGCTGGAAGGCCGGCACCGTCTCGGTCCAGTCGCGTCGGATGTGCTCGCCGGTGAAGAGACTCGCATCGTCCCGGAAGTCGGTTGGTTCCGTGCGTTCCGCAGACCACCGCGTCGCCTGCCCGCTCGCGTAGCTCGACTCGTGGAAGGCGAAATACAGCGGGTTGCGGCCGTTGTACGGCATCGCGTGCAGGAGGTCGTGCCGGAAGGCGTTCGACGTCGGGTCCTGCTCGAGAAGGGACCACACGGTCTGCCAGCCGTCGTTCGTCCCGAGGGCGGATCCGACGGAGCGCATCCGGGATCGGGACACGACCTCGCCGTCCGGAAGCACGATGAGCCCGGCATCTGCCAGGTCGACCAGTCGGAGCATGGCGTCGCGATGCTCGGGGAACCGGCGGTAGTAGCGCTCCGATGCCGAACGCATCTTGTCGTAGCACAGGGCATAGACCTCGTCGGGGTGGCGCTCCACGGTGCTGAGCCCGCCGGTGATGAAGACGTCTTCGAGGGGAGCGGGCGTCCGTCGAGAGGTAGGCCAGCGTCGTGAAGCCGCCGAACGACTGTCCGAGCACGGTCCAGGTCGCGGCGCCCAGGTGCTCCCGCAGCGCCTCGCAGTCGCGCACGATGGCGTCGGCGCGCAGGTGCGTGAGGTGCTCGGCGACGACCGATGCGCCCCGGTCGAGATCCGCATCGCCGACCGGTGTGGACCGGCCGGTGCCGCGCTGGTCGATCAGTACCACCCGATAGTGGGCGAGCGCCTCGTCGAGCCACGCCGGCGCCGTCGACGAATGGAAGGGACGGGGAGACTCATGGCCCGGGCCACCCTGGAGGAAGACCAGGTAGGGGAGGGCTTCGCCGCCCTCCCGCGAGACGACCGCGGCGAACACGTCGATCGTCCGAGTGTCGGCGGGATCGCCCCAGACGAGGGGAACGGTGAGCGTGTGCTCCTCGACGGTGAGATCGAGAAGTCGGCGGGTGCGGGTCTCGGCGGTCATCACATCACGTTCCCTATGTAGGAGTACTTGACGAAGACCTCGGCGGCGATGCCGGACTCCTCCAGCACCCCCTGCACGGCGGTCATCATGTAGTGGGAGTCCCAGCCCATGTAGAGGAAGTGGGAGTCGTCGAGCTCGTCCCACTGTCCCTTCCAGGCCATCTCGTCGTAGATCGGACCGCCGTGCTCTGCGCAGTAGGTCAGCGCGGCGCTCCGGGTGTCGGTCCAGGCCCGGCGGAAGACCCGGTTGAAGAGGTACTTGACGTCGGGGACCTCCCAGCGTTCCCCGCGGTACTCGACGTAGTCGAACTCGCGTTCCCAGCCCGCCGGCCAGCCGCGACGGCGGACGGCATCCAGGATGGGGGTCAGGCCGTCGTCGTCGATCTCCGGCAGCGCCGGCCGAGCCCAGATCCGCACGACATCGGTCGTCAGCGCGACCGTGCGCTGCGAGATCGCTGCCGTGCCCCAGCTGTCGGCTCCCGCGAGTGCGCGCGTCGCCGGTACCGAGCTCCGGGCGTAGGCCTCGTCGCGCTTGACGGGGAAGGCCGCTCCGAACACCCGCTCGGTCAGCGGCTGCTCGAGCAGGGTGAGGTTTCCGAGGGTCGGGGCGAGCGCCCGGTGGCTGTTCTGCTCGTCCTCGGTGTAGTCGCTCCACGGCCGCAGTCCGTCTCCCGACCAGGTGTCGCCGGGGGCTGTGGGAACGACGTGTTCGACATCGTAGGCATCGAGGTCGTCGACGCCTTCCAGTCGTCCGAGCACGTAGGCGGCATGGGGGAGCTCGGCGTACTTCAGCACCGCGCTCACGCGCTCATCGGACGGAGTGATCCTCGCGAAGGCGCGGGCCAGCGAGTCGCGCCCGCCCGTTCGGGCTCGGCACAGCCGGGCGATCAGACGCTCGCCCGGGAGATTCACCAGGGTGCGCCGCAGATGCAGCGCCTGGATCCATTCCAGGGTCTCGATCAACTCGTCCCGGTCGATGACGCCCCGCGCATGGTCGCTGTAGGCGCTCATCACGAGCGGGTAGGAGGAACGGCCGAACGTGTTCACGTAGCGCAGTGGCCGCGCGAGCTCGGCATCCGGCTCCCGCGAGGGATCGAGCAGGATGCCGTAGATCTCGGCGAAGTGCCGCCAGTTCTCGGCGTCGCTCTGCAGCTGCGCCAGATCGACGCGGGGGAACGACCGGCGGAACGCGCTGTACACGCCGTGCTCGCCGTTCGCTGCGAGCTCCCGACCGGTGACCAGCACGAGGTAGTGCCGCCAGAAGGCCCCGATCGCCTCACCGGTGTGCTGCTCTATGGGGATCCAGTAGCACGACTCGACGTCGACCTGCTCGGCGTGGGTCAGACCCATCAGGATGTAGTTGTGGATGAGCTCGTGATCGCGCAGCGGCTCGCCCGTGGAGTTCAGGCTCTCGAAGATCTGCTGCGCGTTCGCTTCGGCGCCGAGGGTGATCGAGACGTGCTCGAGTCGCCGCAGCCCCTGCCAGATTCGCGGCACCTCGTCGACGTGGATCTGGCTGCGGAAGAAGGCGTAGTTGTCGTCGAAGCGGGATTCGCGGTCGGCGTCGCCGCGGCGGTCCAGCACCACCGATTCGTACAGCTCCGCCCAGGCGTCGTGCGGACGGAGCTTCGTGCGATCGGGCGCGTCCTGCCGCACCAGTACCCGTTCCAGCTCGGCCGCGGTGACCGGATCGGTCTCCCGGACGGCGTGGTGGAGCGATGCCACCAGCAGCATCAGGGTGGTGATGCGCTGCTGTCCGTCGATCAGGATGAGGTCGGCGTCGCCAGACGGGCCGTCTTCGGCCGAGAGGATCGACCCGATGAAGTGGCGGTGGGACTCGTCTTCGCGAGCCACCGCGCGGATGTCGGCGAGCAGCCGCTCGCACCCTCCGATGTCCCAGCGGTACTGGCGCTGATACACCGGGACGACGATGCTCTTCGACCCCGCCGCGAGCCATTCGATCGTGTTGACTGCTGTCGCCTCGACGTTGGTCGCGGTGCTCATGCTGGTGTCTCGTCCTCCCGTAGCGCCGGGCGCCGTGGACTCGCCGGGCGCCCGATCCAGTCTATTCGGTTATGCACGGCCGACCTCAGGGGAGCTCGCGATCGTCGCTGTTAGGCTTGCCTTATCAGGGCCTGTTAAAACGTGCTGGCCCCCGATGAAAGGATCTGACTCAGATCATGGGATACATCAAGTCCGCTGCCCTCGAGGAAAAAGGATTCGTCGTCCTCGACAGCTACAACCAGGAGCTCGACCCCAAGGAGTGGCTCGACATCGAGTACAACGACTGGAAGTCGTCGGGTGACACCCGCTTCGCTCCTCTCGCCAGTGCCTTCGGTGACATCGAGTGCAACGGCTTCTGGAACCACAAGCCGCCGCGCACCGATAAGGACGGCGTCTGGATCGACTCGCAGACCGAGAAGGCTCCGAACCTGACCCGTCGCGCGCAGGAGCCGGGCGCCAACGTCGGCCGCTGCCGCGTCATCGAGTTGCAGCCGACGCCCTACGGCGAGTGCCTCTACAACCTGCACCAGGACGACAACAACCGTCTGAACCCCGACGGGACCGGCTGGGTCGTCCGCGGATTCTTCAACCTGACGGATGACAAGGACAGCTACTTCGTCCTCCGCGAGAACCGCACCGACCCGAGCATCGAGTACCGCATCGCCCTTCCGGCCGGAGCGCAGCTCATCGTCGACACGCAGCGCCTCTGGCACGCCGCCACGCACAACGGCGACGAGCCCCGCTACTGCCTGATCACGTCGTGGACCTCGGGTCCTGAGCTCGACGCGTACATCGAGAAGTACAACGGCACGGATGACGTTCCCAACTACGAGGTCGCGCAGGATGTCCTCGAGGCAGGGTACGCCGAGCAGGCCCGCAAGGATGCCGCTCGCGCCGCCTACTACGCCGCGAAGGGTCAGCAGGTCAAGCAGGCGATGAGCGAGGCCTGAGCCTCCTCCTGGGGCGCTGAGCCTCCTCCTGGGTCGCTGAGCCTGTCGAAGCGACGAAGGCCCCGGTCGGGAAGACCGGGGCCTTCTTTGTGTGAACTACACGCTTGTGATTTCGGGGCAGGTAAGCGAGAATGAGCCCATAACCGCATATTCTCGCCACTCACGTTGGTTCAGGTCGTTGGGGAAGACGCACCTGATGAAACGGAGAGATCATGGCGACGGCTTACGCACGCGGAGTGGTGTTCATCCACTCTGCGCCTCGCGCGCTCTGCCCGCACCTGGAATGGGCGGTAGGGCGCGCTATCGGGCGCGCAGTGAACTTCGACTGGACCGCGCAGCCAGTCCTCGACGGCGCCCGCCGCGCGGAGTTCTACTGGGATGGCCCGGTCGGCACCGGGGCGGCTCTTGCGACCGCGATCCGCGGGTGGGAGCACCTGCGGTTCGAGGTCACCGAGGATCCGATACCCGGCAGTGACGGCGGCCGCTGGCTGCACACGCCCGACCTCGGCATCCACTACGCGCAGACGGATGCCGCCGGCAACATCGTCGTCGGCGAGGATCGCATCCGCTACGCGATGGAGATCGCCGCGGGGAGCGCGGTCGAGCTGCAGCGCGAGCTGGACGTCGCCCTCGGCTCGGCCTGGGACGAGGAGCTCGAGCCGTTCCGCCATGCCAGCGATGACGCACGCGTCGTCTGGCTGCACAAGGTCGGATGACCGACCCACGAAGCCTGGAGCGCGGAGGCGTGAGTATCGGATGCCGGTGATCCATCCCGGACGCTGAGAAGACGTATCCCGCTCCACACGACGAGGACCCCGCCCCGCAGAGGGACGGGGTCCTCGTCGCGATGATCAGATGACGGCGGCGCGCGGCAGCTCCTCGCGGTCTGTGATCTCGCCATCGCGCACGTCCGACCAGGCGAGCCGCAGTCTCTCCATCGCCGCCTTCGTCCGATCGGGCGGGAGGGTGATAGGGATCCGCAGTCGCCGTTCGAGGACGCCACCGGTGGCGAATCTCGGGCCTGGCGGCAGAATCAGTCGGTGCTCGCGTGCCGCCAGCGAGAGTCGGGTCGACACGGGTGCCCCCAGATCAACCCAGGCGGAGAGGCCGCCGTGCGTCTGCGGCATCCGTACTCCCTCGATGCGTGCGAGGCCCTCTGCGACGGCCGCCCGCCCGGCATCGAGGCGCGCGCGCACGTGCGCGGCGAGGGCGGGCATCTCGGTGAGGAGTTCGACGGCGATGCACTGTTCGAGGAGGGCGGTGCCGAGTTCGAAGGATGGCCGCACCGCGAGCAGACGGGCGATCAGTGGACGCTCGGCGCGGATCCAGCCGATTCGCATGCCGCCCCACGCGATCTTCGACATGGAGCCGATGGTGACGACGTGCGGCCCGAACGCGGCCATCGGGCGCGGAGACCATCCGCGATCGATGTCGAGCTCTGCGGTCGTCTCGTCGACGATGAGATACGTACCGGTGTTCTGCGCCGTCGCAGCGATGAGCGAACGCTCGGAATTCGTCAGCGTGGCACCGGTGGGATTGTGGAAGTCGGGGATCAGGTACGCGATATGCGGGCGGCTCTGCAGCAGCAGCTCGGTGAGGTGAGCCGTGTCCCATCCCTGCACGTCGACCGGTGTGGGCAGCGTGCGGTACCCGTACCGGCGGATCGCCTCCAGTGCGTGCGGGAAGGTGGGTTGTTCGACGACGGCGCGCTCTCCGCGTCGGCCGATCGTCGCGAGCACCAGATTGAGAGCGCTCAGCGCCCCGGAGGTGATGATGATCTCCTCCGCATCGGTGGCGACGCCACGCTCTGTGAAGCGCCGGGCGACGGCGTCGCGCAGTTCCGGGAGGCCGCGCAGCGAGTACCCGCTCGTCCCGCGCAGGGCGGCCAGCCGCGGCAGGGCGCGGACGGTGGCGTCGTACAGCCCCGGTGTGGAGTCCATGGAGGCGATGGAGAGATCGATCGCGGAATCGTCCTCGTCCATCTGCGGCGAGACGTGGTCGTGGGGGAGCGCGACCCGCGTGCCCCCGCCCTGTCTGCGCGAGACATAGCCGTCGACCTCGAGGAGGTCGTAGGCCCGGGTCATCGTCGATCGCGACCGGCGTAGCTCGAGGGCGAGGGAACGCTCGCTGGGGAGTCGTTCGCCGACCGTGAGGCGTCCGTCGAGGATGAGGGCGCGGATCTGTCCCGCCAGAGCCGCTGCGGTCGCGCCGGCCGCGCTCCGGGCGCCGAGCTGATCCACCAATCGTGAGGTCACCACTCCAGGATGCCGCAAACTGGCCTGATATCAGCAGACCACTTTTCGGAGAGTGGCCTTCTCTGTGCGGAGGCGGGATACAGCACCATGGAGAGATGAACCTCCGTTCCGCGATCCTCCCTGTCACCGCCACGAGTCGCCGCGACCTCGTCGAGCGCCTGGTGCAGCTGATCGTCGGGCTGGTCCTCTACGGTGTCGCGCTGGGGTTGATGGTGCGCGGCGGGATCGGAGTCGCGCCCTGGGACGTGCTGTCACTGGGTATCGCGACGCAGACCGGCCTCGGATACGGAGCCGTCACGAACCTCGTGGCCGTCGTCGTGCTGCTCCTCTGGATTCCGCTCCGACAGCGGGTGGGCATCGGAACGCTGCTCAACGCGCTCCTGATCGGGCCGAGTGCGGACCTCACGCTGCTCGTCGTTCCCGATCCGCCCTCGATCTGGGTCGGCGCACCGATGTTCGTCGTCGGTCTGGTGCTTCTCGCATTCGCGACCGGTCTGTACATCGCTGCGAGCTTCGGGCCGGGGCCGCGGGACGGGCTGATGACCGGGCTCGTGCGGCGCACCGGCTGGCGGGTGTGGATCGTGCGCACACTGATCGAGGGCAGCGTGCTGCTCATCGGCTTCCTGCTCGGTGGACCGGTGGGCGTCGGCACGGTGCTGTTCGCACTCGGCGTCGGCCCTCTGGTCGGCTGGTTCCTGCCGCGCATCACCCGCATCCGTGCGGAACGCTCGCGCCGACTCGCGCCCGTGTGACAGCCCTGAGCAGGTGCCGCGACACGAGAAGAGGCTTCGGGAGAATCTCCCGAAGCCCCT includes the following:
- a CDS encoding glucose-1-phosphate adenylyltransferase, with product MSAPKKIFGIILAGGEGKRLMPLTADRAKPAVPFGGQYRLIDFAISNLINSGLRQVVVLTQYKSHSLDRHISQTWRMSALLDSYVASVPAQQRLGKRWFSGSADAILQSMNLINDEKPDIVVVIGADHVYRMDFRQMLDAHIASGAKATVAGIRQPLALASQFGVIDADAESGRIKQFLEKPTDIAGLEDSPHEVLASMGNYIFDTDALIAAVEADGESPTSGHDMGGDIVPYFVDRGEAGYYDMKQNEVPGSSPRDRSYWRDVGTIDSFFDAHRDLISTLPIFNLYNMEWPIHSQAVNSPPAKFVRDSVGRIGNAIDSIVSLGSVLSGTHLERSVVGPWTLAGGGSTITDSVVFDHVRLGQGARVHRAILDKNVVLADGATVGVDRERDLARGFTVTESGITVVGKGIFIER
- the glgA gene encoding glycogen synthase, whose amino-acid sequence is MRVEMITKEYPPEIYGGAGVHVAELVTALRQSIEVRVRAFGAERTEEGTFSYRAPAELADANAALQTLGTDLEIVSAIADADIVHSHTWYANFAGHLASQLHGIPHVLTAHSLEPLRPWKAEQLGGGYAVSSGIEKLAYENAAAVIAVSAGMRADILRSYPQVDPAKVRVIHNGIDVDRWRPVHDAAFLQSIGMDPDRPSVVFVGRITRQKGLPYLLQAARLLPPEVQLVLCAGAPDTPEIMAEVQEGVRLLQQSRDGVIWIERMLPRDELSAILTAATTFVCPSMYEPLGIVNLEAMACGAAVVGTATGGIPEVVADGVTGRLVPIEQLQDGTGTPVDAERWVADLAAVLTEVAMDPERARAYGEAGRERARDEFSWGAIADTTRALYAELSD
- a CDS encoding ABC transporter ATP-binding protein, whose amino-acid sequence is MSIALEFTDVVVRREGRNIVDHVTWQVADDQRWVILGPNGAGKTTLLQLADTLMHPTAGTVTVLGETLGRTDVFEVRPRIGFASSAMAKQVPRDETVLNTVLTAAYSVLGRWNESYEDIDERRALRVLGDWRLDHLAQRTFGTLSDGEQKRVQIARAVMTDPELLVLDEPTASLDLGSREELLALLSGYASSPSTPAMLMVTHHVEEIPVGFTHVMLLREGRVVSAGPIAETLTAEALSEAFGMPITLSSDDGRYAARAAS
- a CDS encoding type B 50S ribosomal protein L31, whose amino-acid sequence is MKTDIHPTYTAVVFRDLGSGETFLTRSTVPVNATKTIELDGVEYPVIDVEISSASHPFYTGKQRIMDSAGRVEKFNQRFKGFGGSSK
- a CDS encoding DUF262 domain-containing protein; amino-acid sequence: MSTATNVEATAVNTIEWLAAGSKSIVVPVYQRQYRWDIGGCERLLADIRAVAREDESHRHFIGSILSAEDGPSGDADLILIDGQQRITTLMLLVASLHHAVRETDPVTAAELERVLVRQDAPDRTKLRPHDAWAELYESVVLDRRGDADRESRFDDNYAFFRSQIHVDEVPRIWQGLRRLEHVSITLGAEANAQQIFESLNSTGEPLRDHELIHNYILMGLTHAEQVDVESCYWIPIEQHTGEAIGAFWRHYLVLVTGRELAANGEHGVYSAFRRSFPRVDLAQLQSDAENWRHFAEIYGILLDPSREPDAELARPLRYVNTFGRSSYPLVMSAYSDHARGVIDRDELIETLEWIQALHLRRTLVNLPGERLIARLCRARTGGRDSLARAFARITPSDERVSAVLKYAELPHAAYVLGRLEGVDDLDAYDVEHVVPTAPGDTWSGDGLRPWSDYTEDEQNSHRALAPTLGNLTLLEQPLTERVFGAAFPVKRDEAYARSSVPATRALAGADSWGTAAISQRTVALTTDVVRIWARPALPEIDDDGLTPILDAVRRRGWPAGWEREFDYVEYRGERWEVPDVKYLFNRVFRRAWTDTRSAALTYCAEHGGPIYDEMAWKGQWDELDDSHFLYMGWDSHYMMTAVQGVLEESGIAAEVFVKYSYIGNVM
- a CDS encoding DUF3145 domain-containing protein: MATAYARGVVFIHSAPRALCPHLEWAVGRAIGRAVNFDWTAQPVLDGARRAEFYWDGPVGTGAALATAIRGWEHLRFEVTEDPIPGSDGGRWLHTPDLGIHYAQTDAAGNIVVGEDRIRYAMEIAAGSAVELQRELDVALGSAWDEELEPFRHASDDARVVWLHKVG
- a CDS encoding PLP-dependent aminotransferase family protein; this translates as MTSRLVDQLGARSAAGATAAALAGQIRALILDGRLTVGERLPSERSLALELRRSRSTMTRAYDLLEVDGYVSRRQGGGTRVALPHDHVSPQMDEDDSAIDLSIASMDSTPGLYDATVRALPRLAALRGTSGYSLRGLPELRDAVARRFTERGVATDAEEIIITSGALSALNLVLATIGRRGERAVVEQPTFPHALEAIRRYGYRTLPTPVDVQGWDTAHLTELLLQSRPHIAYLIPDFHNPTGATLTNSERSLIAATAQNTGTYLIVDETTAELDIDRGWSPRPMAAFGPHVVTIGSMSKIAWGGMRIGWIRAERPLIARLLAVRPSFELGTALLEQCIAVELLTEMPALAAHVRARLDAGRAAVAEGLARIEGVRMPQTHGGLSAWVDLGAPVSTRLSLAAREHRLILPPGPRFATGGVLERRLRIPITLPPDRTKAAMERLRLAWSDVRDGEITDREELPRAAVI
- a CDS encoding YitT family protein; this encodes MNLRSAILPVTATSRRDLVERLVQLIVGLVLYGVALGLMVRGGIGVAPWDVLSLGIATQTGLGYGAVTNLVAVVVLLLWIPLRQRVGIGTLLNALLIGPSADLTLLVVPDPPSIWVGAPMFVVGLVLLAFATGLYIAASFGPGPRDGLMTGLVRRTGWRVWIVRTLIEGSVLLIGFLLGGPVGVGTVLFALGVGPLVGWFLPRITRIRAERSRRLAPV